From the Malus domestica chromosome 17, GDT2T_hap1 genome, one window contains:
- the LOC103404484 gene encoding probable ubiquitin conjugation factor E4: MATPKPQRSREELEDIVLRKIFLVSLTGSSDSDSRIVYLEMTAAEILSEGKELRLTRDLMESVLIDRLSGSFPAAEPPFQYLIGCYKRAYDEGKKIASMKDKNVKSELESLVRQAKKLSVSYCRIHLGNPESFPNPNFDSNKSNASPLLPLIFSEGGGSVDGFGGSGSSGRIQCPPGFLEEFFTDSDLDSLDPILKGLYEELREIVLKVSALGNFQQPLRALYLLVKFPFGARSLVNHPWWIPKGVYLNGRVIERTSILGPFFHVSALPDHPIFKSQPDVGQQCFSDSSTRRPADLLSSFATIKTVMSNLYDGLTEVLLLLLKNADTRENVLEYLAEVINKNSSRAHIQVDPLSCASSGMFVNLSAVMLRLCEPFLDANLTKRDKIDPKYVFYSNRLELRGLTALHASSEEVTEWINKANMGSTDGENRLLQSQEATSSGNSVNVKPSSEKAKYSFICECFFMTARVLNLGLLKAFSDFKHLVQDISRSEDTLSTLKAMQGQTSSPQLEMDIARLEKEIESYSQEKLCYEAQILRDPTLIQSALTFYRLMVVWLVRLVGGFKMPLPSTCPMEFASMPEHFVEDAMELLIFASRIPKALDGVLLDDFMNFIIMFMASPEYIRNPYLRAKMVEVLNCWMPRRSGSSATATLFEGHQLSLEYLVRNLLKLYVDIEFTGSHTQFYDKFNIRHNIAELLEYLWHVPSHRNAWKQIAKEEEKGVYLNFLNFLINDSIYLLDESLNKILELKELEAEMSNTAEWERRPAQERQERTRLFHSQENIIRIDMKLANEDVSMLAFTTEQITAPFLLPEMVERVASMLNYFLLQLVGPQRKSLSLKDPEKYEFRPKQLLKQIVYIYVHLAKGDSENIFPAAISKDGRSYNEQLFSAAADVLRKIGEDGRIIREFIELGAKAKVAASEAMDTEATLGDIPDEFLDPIQYTLMKDPVILPSSRITVDRPVIQRHLLSDSSDPFNRSHLTADMLIPDNELKARIQEFIRSQESKKHGEDLSTQSTKATIQTTTSEMLID, from the exons ATGGCGACCCCGAAACCCCAGCGGTCCCGGGAGGAGTTGGAGGACATAGTCCTCCGCAAAATCTTTCTTGTATCGCTGACCGGTTCATCGGACTCCGATTCCCGAATTGTTTACTTGGAGATGACTGCGGCAGAGATTCTCAGCGAGGGGAAAGAGTTGAGGCTCACTCGCGACCTCATGGAATCGGTTCTAATCGATCGGCTCTCCGGCAGCTTCCCCGCTGCTGAACCGCCGTTCCAGTACCTGATCGGGTGCTACAAACGGGCCTACGACGAGGGTAAGAAAATTGCTTCCATGAAAGATAAGAACGTGAAGTCTGAATTGGAATCTTTGGTTAGGCAAGCGAAGAAGCTTTCGGTTTCGTATTGTAGGATTCATTTGGGAAATCCCGAATCGTTCCCCAACCCGAATTTCGATTCGAATAAGTCGAATGCGTCGCCTTTATTGCCATTGATTTTCTCAGAGGGCGGCGGTTCGGTTGATGGGTTCGGAGGAAGTGGGAGTAGTGGGAGAATTCAGTGCCCACCTGGGTTTTTGGAGGAGTTCTTCACTGACTCCGATTTGGATAGCTTGGACCCAATTTTGAAGGGGTTGTATGAGGAGCTTAGGGAGATTGTGCTTAAGGTTTCGGCCCTCGGAAACTTCCAGCAGCCATTGAGGGCTCTGTATTTGTTGGTTAAGTTTCCGTTTGGTGCAAGGTCACTCGTGAATCACCCATGGTGGATTCCGAAAGGGGTGTACTTGAACGGGCGTGTGATTGAGAGGACTAGCATTTTGGGTCCTTTTTTTCATGTCAGTGCTCTGCCTGATCATCCTATTTTCAAGAGCCAGCCTGATGTTGG GCAGCAGTGCTTTTCTGACTCTTCAACTCGTAGACCAGCTGATCTGCTATCTTCATTTGCCACAATTAAGACAGTCATGAGTAACTTATACGATGGCCTTACTGAAGTTCTTCTCTTACTACTGAAAAATGCTGACACTCGTGAGAATGTTCTTGAGTATCTAGCAGAGGTGATCAACAAAAACTCATCAAGGGCCCATATtcag GTGGATCCTCTTTCATGTGCAAGTTCAGGCATGTTTGTCAATCTCAGTGCTGTCATGCTTCGGCTTTGTGAGCCGTTTTTGGATGCAAATTTAACAAAAAGGGACAAAATTGATCCAAAATATGTATTTTACAGTAACCGTTTGGAGTTAAG AGGTTTGACTGCTTTACATGCATCATCTGAAGAAGTAACTGAATGGATTAATAAAGCTAATATGGGGAGTACTGATGGTGAAAATCGCCTTTTACAATCTCAAGAAGCCACCAGTTCCGGTAATAGTGTCAACGTGAAGCCAAGCAGTGAAAAAGCTAAATATTcatttatttgtgaatgcttctTCATGACTGCAAGGGTGCTCAATCTGGGTTTGCTGAAAGCATTTTCTGACTTTAAACATTTAGTACAG GACATTTCAAGGTCTGAAGATACTCTTTCCACACTTAAAGCCATGCAAGGCCAGACATCTTCTCCACAATTGGAGATGGATATAGCTCGCCTTGAGAAGGAAATAGAGTCGTATTCGCAGGAAAAGCTTTGTTACGAAGCTCAGATATTAAGG gATCCGACACTTATACAGAGTGCTCTTACTTTCTACCGTTTGATGGTGGTGTGGCTAGTTCGCTTAGTTGGTGGATTTAAAATGCCTCTACCATCAACTTGCCCCATGGAGTTTGCTTCTATGCCTGAGCATTTTGTGGAAGATGCCATGGAGTTGCTTATATTTGCTTCCCGGATTCCAAAAGCCTTGGATGGGGTTTTGTTG GATGATTTTATGAACTTCATTATAATGTTTATGGCAAGTCCAGAATATATTAGGAACCCTTATCTAAGAGCAAAGATGGTTGAAGTCCTAAACTGCTGGATGCCCCGTAGAAG TGGATCATCTGCTACAGCGACCCTATTTGAAGGGCACCAACTATCTCTTGAGTATCTTGTGAGGAATCTCTTGAAGCTATATGTCGACATTGAGTTCACTGGCTCTCACACACAG TTCTATGACAAGTTTAATATTCGCCACAACATTGCTGAACTTCTTGAATATCTGTGGCATGTCCCTAGTCATCGAAATGCTTGGAAACAG ATTGCTAAGGAAGAGGAGAAGGGTGTTTACTTGAATTTCTTAAACTTTTTGATCAATGATAGCATCTATCTTCTGGATGAAAGTCTTAACAAAATTCTTGAACTCAAAGAACTGGAAGCTGAGATGTCGAACACTGCAGAATGGGAGCGCAGACCTGCTCAAGAAAGGCAGGAGAGAACCCGCCTATTCCATTCTCAAGAGAAT ATTATCCGAATAGATATGAAATTAGCAAATGAAGACGTTAGTATGCTGGCATTTACTACAGAGCAGATTACAGCTCCTTTTCTACTTCCTGAGATG GTTGAAAGGGTGGCCAGCATGCTCAATTACTTTTTGTTGCAATTAGTAGGCCCTCAAAGAAAATCGCTTAGTTTGAAAGACCCTGAGAAATATGAATTCCGTCCAAAGCAATTGCTTAAGCAG aTTGTATACATATATGTTCATTTGGCAAAGGGTGATTCAGAAAATATATTTCCAGCTGCCATCTCAAAGGATGGTCGGTCGTACAATGAGCAG TTGTTTAGTGCTGCGGCGGATGTCCTAAGGAAAATTGGTGAAGATGGGAGGATCATACGAGAGTTTATCGAGTTAGGTGCGAAAGCAAAGGTTGCTGCTTCGGAGGCCATGGACACTGAAGCTACTCTTGGGGATATACCAGATGAATTCCTCGATCCAATTCAG TACACTTTAATGAAGGATCCAGTTATCTTACCGTCTTCAAGAATCACGGTAGACCGGCCCGTCATTCAAAGGCATCTTCTTAGTGATAGC TCTGATCCGTTCAACCGATCACATCTTACTGCGGACATGCTGATACCAGACAATGAATTAAAGGCAAGGATACAGGAGTTCATTAGGTCCCAAGAATCGAAGAAGCACGGGGAAGACTTGAGCACGCAGAGCACCAAGGCGACGATACAAACTACAACTAGTGAGATGCTAATTGATTAG
- the LOC103404485 gene encoding phosphatidylinositol 3,4,5-trisphosphate 3-phosphatase and protein-tyrosine-phosphatase PTEN1, producing MGLKFSRQVPAGKFESLTLQHKLINCLSKSFYIRNLVSKQRRRMLVAGYDLDMTYITDRILAMSFPAERMRAMYRNPLWQVKSVLDMRHQDHYKIYNLCIEENYDPSHFHGRVERFPFDDNHVPHLEMIKLFCESVDSWLSQDPENIAVIHCMAGKGRTGLMLCAYLVYCGMPAEEALQLYAQRRTVNNEGVSIPSQRRYVEYWSNCLSFPRGVEDVPPDVNLPQQCSRELRRIRFYDTINIEKIFFVVSELQEISGQLYRPSLEVSRSSCKQIQKGCQRTSSPRYYVSFVEGEEEDKKAESDEPHVVVQMDTESSVLYQKACLEYYFDMPVQITGDVRVIFYQKMYGSRLFYACFNTAFIRNSLLQLTVRDLDKVGKKGGSVCGPAFCLELLFGPANARPSFTSPSDHRELL from the exons ATGGGGTTGAAGTTCTCAAGGCAAGTGCCTGCAGGGAAGTTTGAAAGCTTAACCCTACAACACAAACTGATCAATTGTCTGAGTAAAAGCTTTTACATCCGTAACTTGGTGTCAAAGCAGCGGAGGCGAATGCTTGTTGCTGGCTATGATCTCGACATGACTTACATCACGGATCGCATTTTGGCAATGTCATTCCCTGCAGAACGAATGCGGGCAATGTATCGTAATCCTCTTTGGCAGGTCAAGTCTGTGCTTGATATGAGACATCAAGATCATTACAAG ATCTACAACCTTTGCATCGAAGAAAATTATGACCCGTCTCATTTTCATGGTCGTGTGGAAAGGTTTCCTTTTGATGACAATCATGTTCCACATCTAGAAATGATCAAGCTCTTCTGTGAAAGTGTGGATTCATGGCTATCACAGGATCCGGAAAACATTGCCGTTATACACTGCATG GCAGGCAAAGGTCGCACGGGCTTAATGCTATGTGCTTACCTAGTCTACTGTGGGATGCCAGCAGAGGAAGCTCTTCAGTTGTATGCTCAAAGGCGGACCGTCAATAATGAAGGA GTCTCAATACCAAGCCAACGCCGTTATGTAGAATACTGGTCGAACTGTCTCTCTTTTCCTCGCGGAGTTGAAGATGTGCCTCCCGATGTGAACTTGCCTCAGCAATGTAGCAGAGAATTGAGACGAATCCGATTTTATGACACGATTAACATTGAAAAAATCTTTTTTGTGGTCTCAGAGTTGCAAGAG ATTTCCGGCCAGCTTTATCGTCCATCACTAGAAGTTTCTAGGAGTTCCTGCAAACAAATCCAGAAAGGATGTCAGAGGACGAGTAGTCCACGATACTATGTCTCATTCGTTGAAGGCGAAGAGGAAGACAAGAAAGCAGAATCGGATGAGCCTCATGTTGTAGTCCAAATGGATACAGAAAGCTCCGTACTTTACCAGAAGGCCTGTCTTGAATATTACTTCGATATGCCTGTGCAGATAACTGGAGATGTGCGAGTCATATTCTATCAAAAAATGTATGGAAGTCGCCTCTTCTATGCTTGCTTCAACACAGCTTTCATCAGGAACAGCTTGCTACAG CTCACTGTACGGGATTTGGATAAAGTTGGGAAAAAAGGAGGATCGGTATGCGGCCCTGCCTTCTGCTTAGAGCTACTATTTGGTCCTGCGAATGCAAGACCCTCATTCACAAGTCCATCTGATCATCGTGAATTGCTGTAA
- the LOC103404487 gene encoding cyclic nucleotide-gated ion channel 2, whose amino-acid sequence MSSSQFFLPRWTRVLRRQNSQSDDTDNTHNSNNIEDIINTPIISNSVECYACTQVGVPAFHSTSCDAAHQPQWEASAGSSLIPIQSRSDLKKGLSRHRPASPFGPVLDPRSKRVQRWNRAFLLARGMALAVDPLFFYALSIGRSGTPCLYMDGGLAAIVTVLRTCVDAVHLCHLWLQFRLAYVSRESLVVGCGKLVWDARAISSHYLRSLKGFWFDAFVILPVPQAVFWLVLPKLIKEEKIKVIMTILLLIFLFQFLPKVYHSISLMRRMQKVTGYIFGTIWWGFGLNLIAYFIASHVAGGCWYVLAIQRVASCLRQHCDQNVNCNLSLSCSDEVCYQFLLPASTSGSTCGGNTTASVMRKPPLCLDVNGTFNYGIYQLALPVISSNSLAIKILYPIFWGLMTLSTFGNDLEPTSHWLEVIFSICIVLSGLLLFTLLIGNIQVFLHAVMAKKRKMQLRCRDMEWWMKRRQLPSGLRRRVRHYERHRWVTMGGEDEMDLIKDLPEGLRREIKRHLCLELIKKVPLFDNLDDLILDNICDRVRPLVFSKDEKIIREGDPVPRMLFIVRGRIKRTQGLSKGMVGTNVLEPGGFFGDELLSWCLRRPFIDRLPASSATFTCIESTEAFGLNAVDLRYITDHFRYKFANERLKRTARYYSSNWRTWAAVNIQFTWRRYRLRTNRGPVIPVIPNGGSERKLLQYAAMFMSLRPHDHLE is encoded by the exons ATGTCCTCCTCCCAGTTCTTCCTCCCAAG GTGGACCCGAGTTCTCCGGCGCCAGAACTCCCAGAGCGACGACACCGACAACACCCACAACTCCAACAACATCGAAGACATCATCAACACCCCAATCATCTCCAACTCCGTCGAATGCTACGCCTGCACTCAGGTGGGGGTCCCAGCCTTTCACTCCACTAGCTGCGACGCCGCCCACCAGCCCCAATGGGAGGCCTCCGCCGGCTCTTCCCTGATCCCCATCCAATCCCGCTCCGATCTCAAAAAGGGTCTCTCCCGCCACCGCCCAGCCAGCCCCTTCGGCCCCGTACTTGACCCCCGCAGCAAGCGCGTCCAGCGCTGGAACCGCGCGTTCCTCCTCGCGCGTGGGATGGCGCTGGCCGTCGACCCGCTCTTCTTCTACGCCCTCTCCATTGGAAGAAGCGGGACGCCCTGCCTATACATGGACGGCGGGCTAGCAGCAATTGTCACCGTGCTCCGCACATGCGTGGACGCCGTGCACCTGTGCCACCTGTGGCTACAGTTCCGGCTGGCGTACGTGTCGAGGGAGTCTCTGGTGGTCGGCTGCGGGAAGCTCGTGTGGGACGCACGTGCGATCTCCTCCCACTACCTTCGATCTCTCAAAGGTTTCTGGTTCGACGCCTTCGTCATCCTCCCCGTTCCCCAG GCAGTATTTTGGCTGGTTCTTCCAAAATTGATAAAAGAAGAGAAGATTAAGGTGATCATGACCATTCttctcttaatttttttgttccaaTTCCTCCCAAAAGTCTACCACAGCATCTCCTTGATGAGAAGAATGCAAAAGGTCACAGGCTACATCTTTGGCACCATTTGGTGGGGCTTTGGCCTCAACCTCATCGCCTACTTCATTGCCTCTCAC GTTGCTGGGGGATGCTGGTATGTGCTCGCGATTCAGCGTGTAGCTTCGTGCCTAAGGCAACATTGTGACCAAAATGTCAACTGCAACCTCTCTTTGTCTTGCTCGGACGAAGTTTGCTACCAGTTTTTGTTACCAGCCTCCACGAGTGGAAGCACTTGTGGAGGCAACACAACAGCAAGCGTGATGAGAAAGCCGCCACTCTGCCTGGATGTCAATGGCACATTTAACTATGGAATCTATCAGTTGGCTCTTCCTGTCATTTCTAGCAACTCCCTTGCTATTAAGATCCTTTATCCCATCTTTTGGGGTTTAATGACTCTTAG TACATTTGGGAATGATCTTGAACCTACAAGTCACTGGTTAGAAGTGATTTTCAGCATATGCATTGTGCTTAGTGGCTTGCTGCTATTCACTTTGTTGATCGGGAACATTCAG GTATTTCTCCACGCCGTTATggcaaagaaaaggaagatgcAGCTGAGATGCAGAGACATGGAATGGTGGATGAAGCGGAGGCAGTTGCCTTCTGGATTGAGACGAAGAGTACGCCATTACGAAAGGCATAGATGGGTGACAATGGGGGGAGAAGATGAGATGGATTTGATCAAAGACTTGCCGGAAGGGCTCCGGAGGGAGATTAAGCGCCATTTATGCTTAGAACTCATCAAAAAGGTTCCCCTGTTCGACAACTTGGATGATCTTATTCTTGACAACATTTGTGATAGGGTTAGGCCTCTGGTCTTCTCCAAAGATGAAAAG ATAATCAGAGAAGGAGATCCTGTGCCGAGGATGCTATTTATTGTGCGTGGACGCATTAAGCGTACCCAAGGCCTAAGCAAAGGCATGGTGGGAACGAATGTGCTTGAACCGGGAGGGTTTTTTGGCGATGAGCTGCTCTCCTGGTGCCTTCGCCGGCCATTCATAGACCGCCTTCCAGCCTCATCTGCGACATTCACCTGCATTGAATCAACAGAAGCATTTGGCCTCAATGCAGTCGATCTGAGATACATCACGGATCACTTCCGTTACAAATTTGCCAACGAGAGGCTTAAGCGAACTGCGAGATACTACTCTTCGAATTGGAGAACATGGGCAGCTGTGAACATACAATTTACTTGGCGTCGCTACAGGTTGAGGACTAATCGAGGTCCGGTGATTCCTGTGATTCCAAATGGAGGCTCTGAGCGGAAGCTGTTGCAGTATGCTGCAATGTTCATGTCACTTAGGCCACACGATCACCTTGAATAA